A window of the Mus pahari chromosome 1, PAHARI_EIJ_v1.1, whole genome shotgun sequence genome harbors these coding sequences:
- the Il33 gene encoding interleukin-33: MRLRVKYSNSKISPAKFSSTTGKTLVPPCKIRRSQQKTKEICHVYCMRLRSGLTIRRETGYFRKEPTKRYSLKSGSNHEASFSAYPQDSGNRSLLDSIKAFSASVDTLSIQGTSLLTQSRASLSTYNDQSVSFVMENGCYVINVDDSGKDQEKDQVLLRYYESSFPASQSGDGVDGKKLMVNMSPIKDTDIWLHANDKDYSVELQKADVSPEQAFFVLHKKSSDFVSFECKNLPGTYIGVKDNQLALVEEKDESGNNIMFKLSKI, from the exons ATGAGACTTAGAGTGAAGTATTCGAACTCCAAGATTTCCCCAGCAAAGTTCAGCAGCACAACAGGCAAAACCCTGGTCCCGCCTTGCAAAATAAGAA GATCCCAACAGAAGACCAAAGAAATCTGCCATGTTTACTGCATGAGACTCCGTTCTGGTCTCACCATAAGAAGGGAGACTGGTTATTTTAGGAAAGAACCCACGAAAAGATATTCACTAAAATCGG GTAGCAATCATGAAGCGAGCTTCTCTGCCTATCCACAGGATTCTGGGAATAGATCCCTGCTTGACAGCATCAAAGCATTTTCTGCGTCAGTTGACACATTGAGCATCCAAG GAACTTCACTTTTAACACAATCTCGTGCCTCTCTGAGTACATACAATGACCAATCTGTTAGTTTTGTTATGGAGAATGGATGTTATGTGATCAATGTTGATGATTCTGGAAAAGACCAAGAAAAAG ACCAGGTGCTACTACGTTACTATGAGTCTTCCTTTCCTGCAAGTCAATCAG GCGATGGTGTGGATGGGAAGAAGCTGATGGTGAACATGAGTCCTATCAAAGACACAGACATCTGGCTGCATGCCAACGACAAGGACTACTCTGTGGAG cTTCAAAAGGCTGACGTCTCGCCGGAACAGGCCTTCTTCGTCCTTCACAAAAAGTCCTCTGACTTTGTTTCATTTGAATGCAAGAACCTTCCTGGCACGTACATAGGAGTAAAAGATAACCAGCTCGCTCTAGTGGAGGAGAAGGATGAGAGCGGCAACAATATCATGTTTAAGCTCTCTAAAATCTAA